Proteins encoded by one window of Streptococcus suis S735:
- a CDS encoding ABC transporter ATP-binding protein — protein MIDYQNVSLTCKVSGPILKNLTFDIQEGEFFVLIGPSGSGKTTTLKLINRLIEQTEGEVFFQGKRLKDFDLRELRLETGYVLQQIALFPNMTVAENIALIPEMKGLGKEETLTRMRELLTKVGLEPDSYLDRLPKDLSGGEKQRIGILRAIIANPKVLLMDEPFSALDPISKAQLQDLIKELHEEFKMTTVFVTHDMDEAVKLADRICLMQDGQVVQLGSPDELRNRPANDFVKEFIRARGGM, from the coding sequence ATGATTGATTATCAAAATGTATCTCTGACCTGTAAGGTTAGTGGACCAATCTTGAAAAATTTGACCTTTGATATTCAAGAAGGGGAGTTCTTTGTCTTGATTGGACCGAGTGGTAGCGGAAAGACAACTACGTTGAAATTGATTAACCGTCTAATTGAGCAGACCGAGGGAGAGGTTTTTTTTCAAGGTAAGCGACTTAAGGATTTCGACCTGCGTGAATTACGTTTGGAGACAGGTTATGTTCTTCAGCAGATAGCCCTTTTTCCAAATATGACGGTAGCTGAAAACATTGCTCTTATTCCTGAAATGAAAGGTTTGGGCAAGGAAGAAACCCTGACGAGGATGAGAGAGCTATTGACCAAGGTTGGCTTGGAACCAGACAGCTATCTGGATCGTTTGCCCAAGGACTTGTCTGGAGGAGAAAAACAGCGGATCGGGATTTTGCGGGCCATCATTGCAAATCCGAAAGTGTTACTCATGGACGAACCTTTCTCAGCTCTGGATCCAATCAGTAAGGCTCAGTTGCAGGACTTGATTAAGGAATTACATGAGGAATTCAAGATGACAACAGTTTTCGTTACCCATGATATGGATGAGGCGGTTAAATTGGCGGATCGCATCTGTCTCATGCAAGATGGACAAGTTGTGCAATTAGGAAGTCCTGATGAATTGAGGAATCGTCCTGCCAATGATTTTGTCAAGGAATTTATCAGAGCTCGAGGAGGTATGTAA
- a CDS encoding MarR family winged helix-turn-helix transcriptional regulator encodes MMEVEKRSKDYARMFDQQVGLYEDYARGHGLNAKCLSILMWIYYNPGGVTQNWVSKKTYSSKQVVNATVKKFLDGGLVVLEENPADKRHKKIKLTEEGQQFASRILDPLEEAENKALSQLSQEEQELMLGLIQRYSQSLMAILKGEDDD; translated from the coding sequence ATGATGGAAGTTGAGAAAAGGAGTAAGGATTATGCTCGTATGTTTGACCAGCAAGTCGGTCTTTATGAAGACTATGCTCGTGGACATGGACTCAATGCAAAATGTTTATCCATTCTCATGTGGATTTATTATAATCCCGGAGGTGTGACGCAAAACTGGGTCAGTAAGAAGACCTATTCAAGCAAACAAGTTGTCAATGCTACTGTAAAGAAATTTTTGGATGGAGGCCTGGTAGTTTTAGAGGAGAATCCAGCAGATAAGCGACATAAGAAAATTAAATTGACAGAGGAGGGGCAACAATTTGCTAGTCGCATTTTGGATCCCTTAGAGGAGGCGGAAAATAAGGCGCTGTCTCAACTCAGTCAGGAGGAACAGGAGCTTATGCTAGGATTAATTCAGCGCTACAGTCAGAGTCTCATGGCTATTTTAAAAGGAGAAGATGATGATTGA
- the hprK gene encoding HPr(Ser) kinase/phosphatase, with translation MTVYVKDLVDNLRIECVYSTEELLQKQITTADITRPGLEMTGYFDYYAPERIQLIGMKEWSYLMAMTAHNRYQVLSQMFQPETPVVIVARGLEIPEEMYKAAKEKQIAICRSKTATSRLSGELSSYLDSRLAQRTSVHGILMDIYGMGVLIQGDSGIGKSETGLELVKRGHRLVADDRVDVYAKDDVTLWGEPAEILRHLLEIRGVGIIDIMSLYGASAVKDSSEVQLAVYLENFETGKVFDRLGNSGDTIEIAGIAIPQIRIPVKTGRNISVVIEAAAMNYRAKQMGFDATKIFEERLSNLIEHNREEA, from the coding sequence ATGACCGTTTATGTGAAAGATTTGGTCGATAATCTGCGGATTGAATGTGTTTACAGTACGGAAGAGCTCCTGCAAAAGCAAATTACGACGGCAGATATTACCCGACCAGGATTGGAAATGACTGGCTATTTTGATTATTATGCTCCAGAGCGCATCCAGTTGATTGGGATGAAGGAGTGGTCTTATTTGATGGCCATGACTGCCCATAACCGCTATCAGGTTCTTTCTCAGATGTTCCAGCCAGAAACCCCTGTTGTCATAGTGGCACGTGGCTTGGAAATCCCTGAGGAGATGTACAAGGCTGCAAAAGAAAAACAAATTGCTATCTGCCGAAGCAAGACAGCAACCAGTCGTCTATCGGGAGAATTGTCTTCTTACTTGGATAGTCGCCTGGCTCAGCGGACGAGTGTACACGGTATCTTGATGGACATTTACGGTATGGGTGTGCTTATCCAGGGTGATTCTGGTATCGGTAAGAGTGAGACTGGTCTTGAGTTGGTTAAACGAGGACACCGATTGGTGGCTGATGACCGTGTTGATGTCTATGCAAAAGATGATGTTACTCTCTGGGGTGAACCTGCGGAAATTCTGCGCCACTTATTAGAAATTCGAGGGGTCGGCATTATCGACATCATGAGTCTATACGGTGCTAGTGCCGTGAAAGATTCATCAGAAGTGCAATTAGCTGTCTATCTTGAAAATTTTGAAACAGGTAAGGTATTTGACCGTTTGGGAAACTCTGGCGATACTATCGAAATAGCAGGAATTGCTATTCCACAAATACGTATTCCTGTAAAAACCGGTCGAAATATTTCTGTCGTAATTGAAGCAGCAGCCATGAACTACCGTGCCAAACAGATGGGGTTTGATGCAACGAAGATCTTCGAAGAACGCTTGTCTAATCTAATTGAACACAATAGAGAAGAGGCTTAA
- the manA gene encoding mannose-6-phosphate isomerase, class I, which yields MMEPLFLTPVMHEKIWGGNRLRTNYHYDIPSDKTGECWAISAHPNGVTTVSNGQYKGRGLDDLYKNEKHLFGNPTDDVFPLLTKILDADDWLSVQVHPDDSYGLAHEGELGKTECWYILEAEEGAEIIYGHNAQSKEELRQQIEAGDWDKLLTHVPVKKGDFFFVPSGTMHAIGKGILILETQQSSDTTYRVYDFDRRDDAGNLRELHIEKSIDVLTIGPVANSTPAHLKAGNLDSTLLVANPFFTVYKWNIQQEIKMKQTVPYLLVSVIEGEGAIQVGETSYPLQKGSHFILPANVTDWTFTGQMDIIASHAN from the coding sequence ATCATGGAACCCTTGTTTCTCACACCTGTTATGCACGAAAAAATTTGGGGGGGCAATCGCTTAAGGACCAACTACCACTACGACATTCCTAGTGATAAGACTGGGGAATGTTGGGCAATCTCTGCCCATCCAAATGGCGTAACTACTGTCTCAAACGGTCAATATAAAGGAAGAGGACTGGATGACCTCTATAAGAATGAAAAACATTTATTTGGCAATCCAACAGATGATGTCTTTCCATTATTAACAAAAATCCTTGATGCAGACGATTGGCTTAGCGTCCAAGTTCATCCCGATGATAGCTATGGCTTGGCTCACGAAGGGGAACTGGGCAAGACAGAATGTTGGTACATTTTGGAAGCCGAGGAAGGCGCTGAAATCATTTATGGTCACAATGCCCAATCCAAAGAAGAACTCCGTCAGCAAATCGAAGCCGGAGATTGGGACAAGCTGTTGACCCATGTACCCGTCAAAAAGGGTGATTTCTTCTTTGTACCAAGCGGCACCATGCACGCCATCGGTAAGGGAATCCTGATTTTAGAAACCCAACAATCTAGTGATACAACCTACCGTGTCTATGACTTTGACCGCCGTGACGATGCAGGCAACCTCCGTGAACTACACATTGAGAAATCGATTGACGTGCTGACCATCGGACCTGTTGCTAACTCAACACCTGCCCACCTCAAAGCAGGCAATCTTGACTCGACACTTCTGGTTGCCAATCCCTTCTTTACCGTATATAAATGGAATATCCAACAAGAAATCAAAATGAAACAGACAGTTCCTTACCTGCTTGTCAGTGTCATTGAAGGGGAAGGTGCCATCCAAGTCGGTGAAACCAGCTACCCACTTCAAAAAGGAAGCCACTTTATCTTACCAGCCAATGTGACAGACTGGACATTTACAGGCCAAATGGACATCATCGCCAGTCACGCGAACTAA
- a CDS encoding SprT family protein: MDLNKYVQEVSLQDFGKEFRHVAIWNRRLRSTGGRFFPRDGHLDFNPKHLEEQGLEVFRKIVRHELCHYHLYFEKKGYRHGDRDFKELLAAVDGLRYAPQLEQATKPSLIYCCQSCGQVYQRKRRIDLKKYRCGKCRGKLTLKE, from the coding sequence ATGGATCTGAATAAGTATGTGCAAGAAGTCTCCTTGCAAGACTTCGGTAAGGAATTTCGGCATGTAGCAATCTGGAACAGGCGATTACGCTCAACAGGTGGTCGCTTTTTTCCAAGGGATGGGCATTTGGATTTCAATCCCAAGCATTTGGAGGAGCAAGGTTTAGAAGTCTTTCGGAAGATTGTCCGCCACGAGCTCTGCCACTACCATCTCTACTTTGAGAAGAAAGGCTATCGGCATGGAGACAGGGATTTTAAAGAATTGCTAGCTGCGGTGGATGGCCTGCGCTATGCTCCCCAACTGGAACAAGCTACTAAGCCTAGTCTGATTTACTGCTGTCAGTCCTGTGGACAAGTCTACCAGCGCAAGCGCCGCATTGACCTAAAAAAATACCGATGTGGGAAGTGTCGGGGTAAACTTACTTTGAAAGAATAG
- a CDS encoding PspC domain-containing protein codes for MSIELYKVRQGKIVSGVLAGIAHKLVWESWVTRAIFIVN; via the coding sequence ATGTCAATTGAATTATATAAAGTAAGGCAGGGGAAGATAGTATCTGGGGTTCTTGCCGGCATAGCGCATAAATTGGTCTGGGAATCCTGGGTAACACGCGCGATATTTATAGTCAACTGA
- a CDS encoding DUF948 domain-containing protein encodes MIEISVLIIALSIAAVAVYIVLLLKKLGTVTDEAQQTLKVLTSDVNVTLYQTNELLAKTNVLVEDVNGKVSTLDPLFVAVADLSTSVSDLNASARDLTVKAKSAGASTVKAGGALSALSTLSSLLGKKGEKNGKKI; translated from the coding sequence ATTATTGAAATTTCTGTCTTGATTATTGCCTTGTCCATCGCGGCGGTGGCAGTATATATTGTTTTGTTGTTGAAAAAATTGGGTACGGTAACGGATGAAGCCCAGCAAACGCTTAAGGTCTTGACCAGCGATGTCAATGTGACTCTCTATCAGACCAACGAGCTTTTGGCTAAAACCAATGTTTTAGTCGAAGATGTAAATGGCAAGGTTTCGACCCTTGATCCTCTTTTTGTAGCGGTAGCTGACTTGTCAACTTCTGTATCAGATTTGAATGCTTCAGCGCGTGATTTGACAGTCAAAGCCAAGTCTGCTGGAGCAAGTACTGTAAAAGCCGGCGGAGCTCTTTCAGCTCTGTCAACTCTCTCATCTCTCTTAGGTAAGAAAGGAGAAAAAAATGGTAAAAAAATCTAG
- a CDS encoding IS630 family transposase (programmed frameshift) — translation MAYSLDFRKKVLAYCEKTGSITEASAIFQVSRNTIYQWLKLKEKTGELHHQVKGTKPRKVDRDKLKNYLETHPDAYLTEIASEFDCHPTAIHYALKAMGYTPKKKSCTYYEQDPEKVELFLKELNNLSHLTPVYIDETGFETYFHRKYGRSLKGQLIKGKVSGRRYQRISLVAGLINGALIAPMTYKDTMTSGFFEAWFKTFLLPTLGKPSVIIMDNAKFHRMSKLKDLCEEQGHRLLPLPPYSPEYNPIEKIWAHIKKHLRRVLPNCDTFLEALSSCSCFS, via the exons ATGGCATATTCATTAGATTTTCGTAAAAAAGTTCTCGCATACTGTGAGAAAACCGGCAGTATTACTGAAGCATCAGCTATTTTCCAAGTTTCACGTAACACTATCTATCAATGGCTAAAATTAAAAGAGAAAACCGGCGAGCTTCATCACCAAGTTAAAGGAACCAAGCCAAGAAAAGTGGATAGAGATAAATTAAAGAATTATCTTGAAACTCATCCAGATGCTTATTTGACTGAAATAGCTTCTGAATTTGACTGTCATCCAACAGCTATTCATTACGCCCTCAAAGCTATGGGATATACTC CGAAAAAAAAGAGCTGTACCTACTATGAACAAGACCCTGAAAAAGTAGAACTGTTCCTTAAAGAATTGAATAACTTAAGCCACTTGACTCCTGTTTATATTGACGAGACAGGGTTTGAGACATATTTTCATCGAAAATATGGTCGCTCTTTGAAAGGTCAGTTGATAAAAGGTAAGGTCTCTGGAAGAAGATACCAGCGGATATCTTTAGTAGCAGGTCTCATAAATGGTGCGCTTATAGCCCCGATGACATACAAAGATACTATGACGAGTGGCTTTTTCGAAGCTTGGTTCAAAACATTCTTACTACCCACTTTAGGTAAACCATCTGTTATCATTATGGACAATGCAAAGTTTCATAGGATGAGTAAGCTAAAAGATTTATGCGAGGAGCAGGGACATAGACTTTTACCACTTCCTCCTTACTCACCGGAATATAATCCCATTGAGAAAATATGGGCTCACATCAAAAAACACCTCAGAAGAGTATTGCCAAATTGCGATACTTTTCTTGAGGCACTTTCGTCCTGCTCTTGTTTCAGTTGA
- a CDS encoding YtxH domain-containing protein, producing MVKKSSSVWTSLLLGAAGGAAAAAFLASKTGKTVKEKVVNFANDYKENHEEINADFVTKAQDLGKQATERFTEVKTQLETGELTVEDLVKSGKEKSLETFEQIKEKIAEQNLSTADILEAIKAKTAKAPTVDLTEEDIEDAVVVSEDIEIDIEDVQTEVVSETVSEVASETTSEAVEG from the coding sequence ATGGTAAAAAAATCTAGTAGCGTGTGGACTAGCCTTTTGTTAGGGGCAGCCGGCGGAGCTGCTGCAGCTGCTTTTCTAGCAAGTAAAACTGGTAAAACAGTCAAAGAAAAAGTTGTAAACTTTGCTAATGACTATAAAGAAAACCATGAAGAAATCAATGCTGATTTTGTCACTAAGGCACAAGATTTAGGCAAACAAGCGACTGAACGATTTACTGAAGTAAAAACTCAACTTGAAACTGGTGAATTGACAGTAGAAGATTTGGTCAAGTCTGGTAAGGAAAAATCCTTGGAAACCTTTGAGCAAATCAAGGAAAAAATTGCGGAACAAAACTTATCAACGGCTGACATTTTGGAAGCTATCAAGGCAAAAACTGCTAAAGCTCCGACAGTGGATTTGACAGAAGAAGATATTGAGGATGCTGTAGTTGTGTCTGAAGATATTGAAATTGATATCGAAGATGTTCAAACTGAAGTGGTATCAGAAACTGTTTCAGAAGTAGCAAGCGAAACTACCTCAGAAGCAGTTGAAGGATAA
- the lgt gene encoding prolipoprotein diacylglyceryl transferase produces MDPIAIKLGPLEIRWYAICILLGLILGVYLATKEGPRKKIRQDDILDFILIAFPLSILGARIYYVAFSWSEYKDNILSIFAIWNGGIAIYGGLITGAIVLYFFTQYRFINTLDFLDIVAPSVMIAQAIGRWGNFFNQEAYGKAVESLNYLPAFIRDQMYIDGAYRQPTFLFESLWNLLGFGLVCVLRRRPKFLKQGEITAFYLVWYGCGRLLIEGLRTDSLMFLGIRVSQWLSGVLILVGIIMVVLRRRKSSIPFYQP; encoded by the coding sequence ATGGATCCTATTGCGATTAAATTAGGTCCCTTAGAAATTCGTTGGTATGCAATCTGCATTTTGCTTGGTCTGATTCTAGGTGTTTATCTGGCGACAAAAGAGGGTCCGCGAAAGAAAATTCGTCAGGATGATATTTTAGATTTTATTCTAATCGCATTTCCGCTTTCTATCCTAGGGGCACGGATTTACTACGTCGCCTTTTCATGGAGTGAATATAAGGATAACATTTTATCTATCTTCGCTATCTGGAACGGTGGTATTGCCATCTATGGTGGTTTGATTACAGGTGCAATCGTCCTTTATTTCTTTACCCAGTATCGCTTTATTAATACCCTGGATTTTTTGGATATTGTAGCGCCATCGGTCATGATTGCTCAGGCAATAGGTCGTTGGGGAAATTTCTTTAACCAAGAGGCCTATGGTAAGGCAGTAGAAAGTTTGAACTACCTGCCAGCCTTTATCCGAGACCAGATGTATATTGATGGTGCCTACCGTCAACCAACCTTCTTGTTTGAGTCTCTCTGGAATTTGCTAGGCTTTGGCTTGGTTTGTGTGTTACGTAGACGGCCAAAATTCCTTAAACAGGGAGAAATTACAGCTTTCTACCTAGTCTGGTATGGTTGTGGTCGCCTTTTGATAGAAGGCTTGCGGACGGACAGCCTCATGTTCTTGGGAATACGTGTTTCACAATGGCTATCTGGGGTGTTAATCCTCGTTGGTATTATCATGGTTGTGTTGCGGAGAAGAAAGTCTTCTATTCCATTCTATCAACCCTAA